The following proteins come from a genomic window of Lycium ferocissimum isolate CSIRO_LF1 chromosome 4, AGI_CSIRO_Lferr_CH_V1, whole genome shotgun sequence:
- the LOC132052907 gene encoding putative receptor-like protein kinase At3g47110, which produces MLPYSITNLSTTLTKLLIGNNGISGTIPGEISNLVNLNVLNTQGTLINGSIPDSVGMLSNLKNLHMESNRLTGNIPSSLGNIRGLLYIYLQDNSLEGTIPSSLGNCTSLITLDISQNKLSGSIPKQVIALSSLSVLLNMAYNSLSGPLPVEIGNLTNLAALDISNNILSGEIPHTLESCSSLEILYLQGNFFQGTIPPLNNLKNIQYLDLSGNNLSGNIPKSIAKHVSLRNLNLSFNNLDGEVPVQGVFADASRIQVTGNMNLCGGIKELHLHPCLKHANKRPKKHITLILVLVLGTFAACLTLLLLVSFCCVKKVKQRPSSASSLREGYTKVSYEDLLNATGGFSSNNLIGSGSFGSVYKGSLSPEGTIIAVKVLKLEKRGAMKSFLAECEALRNIRHRNLVKIVTVCSRVDFDSNEFKALVYPFMENGSLDEWLHPKEEQMMQKRLSILHRLNITIDMASALHYLHRQCHTPIVHCDLKPSNVLLDNDLTAFVSDFGLAKFLSDSGQDADVNLSSVGIKGTVGYAAPEYGMGGQVSSQGDVYSFGILLLEIFTWRRPTSELFEENEKSSQLC; this is translated from the coding sequence ATGTTGCCCTACTCTATAACTAATCTCTCGACAACGTTGACGAAGCTACTGATTGGGAACAACGGGATAAGTGGAACTATACCTGGAGAGATCTCCAACCTTGTCAACTTGAATGTACTTAACACCCAAGGAACTCTTATAAATGGTAGCATTCCAGATTCTGTTGGAATGTTatcaaacttgaaaaatctccATATGGAATCGAATCGGCTGACAGGAAATATCCCCTCTTCCTTGGGAAACATCAGAGGATTGTTGTACATTTATTTGCAAGACAATAGCTTGGAAGGAACCATACCTTCAAGTTTAGGAAATTGTACATCTCTCATAACCTTAGACATCTCGCAGAATAAACTCAGTGGTAGTATACCCAAACAGGTCATAGCACTTTCCTCCCTTTCGGTACTCCTTAACATGGCTTACAACTCTCTGAGTGGTCCCTTGCCTGTGGAAATAGGTAACCTGACCAATCTTGCTGCACTTGACATATCTAACAACATTTTGTCAGGTGAAATTCCACACACACTGGAGAGTTGTTCATCCCTTGAAATACTCTACCTGCAAGGAAACTTCTTTCAAGGAACAATTCCTCCTCTgaataatttgaaaaacattCAGTATCTTGATCTTTCGGGTAATAACTTGTCAGGCAACATTCCTAAGAGTATCGCCAAGCATGTTTCTTTACGGAATCTCAATCTGTCATTTAACAACCTTGATGGAGAGGTGCCAGTTCAAGGTGTTTTTGCTGATGCAAGTAGAATTCAAGTGACGGGGAATATGAATCTTTGTGGAGGAATCAAAGAGCTGCATTTGCATCCATGTCTCAAGCATGCAAATAAAAGACCCAAGAAGCACATTACCCTCATTTTAGTGCTGGTACTGGGTACTTTTGCTGCATGTCTAACTTTGTTGCTGCTAGTTTCATTTTGCTGCGTGAAAAAGGTGAAGCAGAGGCCTAGCTCAGCATCTTCTTTAAGGGAGGGATACACCAAAGTTTCCTATGAAGATCTCTTAAATGCAACTGGTGGGTTCTCTTCAAATAACTTGATAGGATCAGGAAGTTTTGGCTCAGTTTACAAAGGAAGTCTTTCTCCAGAAGGAACAATTATTGCAGTAAAGGTACTAAAACTTGAAAAAAGGGGTGCTATGAAAAGCTTTTTGGCTGAATGCGAAGCCTTGAGGAACATAAGGCACCGGAACCTGGTGAAGATTGTAACTGTTTGCTCAAGGGTTGATTTTGATAGCAATGAATTCAAAGCTCTGGTTTATCCATTTATGGAAAATGGGAGCCTAGACGAGTGGTTGCACCCAAAGGAGGAACAGATGATGCAGAAGAGATTGAGTATCTTACACAGATTGAACATCACAATAGATATGGCTTCAGCATTGCATTATCTTCACAGGCAATGTCACACACCTATAGTTCACTGTGATCTTAAGCCAAGCAATGTTCTTCTGGACAATGATCTAACTGCCTTTGTGAGCGATTTTGGTTTGGCAAAGTTCCTGTCTGACTCGGGTCAAGATGCTGATGTAAATCTCAGCTCCGTTGGGATTAAAGGCACAGTAGGTTATGCTGCTCCAG
- the LOC132052904 gene encoding pleckstrin homology domain-containing protein 1-like: MESLFRSVTGANPNPSDYEEIEFWSNPERTGWLTKQGEYIKTWRRRWFILKQGKLLWFKDPSSVTRAAVPRGVVSVAECLTVKGAEDVINKPFAFELSTSRDTMYFIADSEKEKEEWINSIGRSIVQHSRSVTDNEVVDYDSRP, encoded by the coding sequence ATGGAAAGTCTATTTCGATCAGTGACAGGCGCAAACCCTAACCCATCCGATTACGAAGAAATCGAATTCTGGTCAAACCCTGAACGAACCGGTTGGCTCACAAAACAAGGCGAATACATCAAAACCTGGCGCCGTAGATGGTTCATTCTTAAACAAGGTAAATTACTCTGGTTCAAAGACCCTTCGTCTGTCACACGCGCTGCTGTACCGCGTGGAGTTGTCTCTGTTGCTGAATGTCTAACTGTTAAAGGTGCTGAAGATGTGATTAATAAGCCTTTTGCTTTTGAGTTGTCTACTAGTCGTgatactatgtattttattgctGATTCTGAGAAGGAGAAAgaggaatggattaattctattggGAGATCTATTGTTCAACATTCGAGGTCTGTTACTGATAATGAGGTTGTTGATTATGATAGCAGGCCGTAG
- the LOC132054050 gene encoding LRR receptor-like serine/threonine-protein kinase EFR encodes MDGHRRWARQKGFTVEHGHSAGGEKIKVLIRLCSQWGVKVLTVFAFSAENWIRSKVKYASSGILGNQTDKLALLEFKSKITEDPQGLIDSWNATLNVCQWLGVTCGHKHQRVISLDLKGHRLAGSISPSIGNLSFLRILDISDNSFHGHIPAELGSLTKLEMVYLKNNNLTGNVPSSIGNLTSLRELYISYNDLEGASVNSLSGEFPPALYNLSSLKLIGLSFNKFRGNLRPDIGLAFPNLQRLYLANIYFIGSVPASLSNCSDLLQLDIPINNFTGNIPLSFGNLKNLFWLNKA; translated from the exons ATGGATGGTCACAGAAGGTGGGCAAGACAGAAAGGCTTCACGGTAGAGCATGGTCACAGTGCTGGCGGGGAGAAAATTAAAGTCCTCATTCGCCTTTGTAGCCAGTGGGGAGTCAAAGTTCTCACTGTGTTTGCATTTTCTGCTGAAAATTGGATTCGCTCCAAAGTCA AATATGCTTCATCAGGCATACTTGGGAATCAGACAGACAAACTTGCATTGCTTGAATTTAAGTCCAAAATAACTGAAGATCCTCAAGGActcatcgattcttggaatgCCACTCTCAATGTCTGCCAATGGCTTGGTGTTACATGTGGCCATAAACATCAAAGGGTCATTTCTTTAGATCTCAAGGGCCATAGATTGGCAGGCAGTATATCACCTAGCATTGGCAATCTTTCGTTTCTTCGAATTCTTGACATCTCGGATAACTCCTTTCATG GACACATTCCTGCTGAACTTGGTTCTCTGACAAAGCTGGAAATGGTGTACCTCAAGAATAACAACCTCACAGGAAATGTTCCATCTTCCATCGGAAATCTTACATCTCTGAGAGAGCTTTACATTTCCTACAATGACTTGGAAG GTGCATCGGTGAACTCTCTGTCTGGAGAGTTTCCCCCTGCACTTTACAATCTTTCGTCTCTTAAACTCATTGGCTTGTCATTTAACAAGTTCAGAGGTAATCTTAGACCAGATATCGGCCTTGCCTTCCCAAATCTTCAGAGACTGTATTTGGCTAACATTTACTTCATTGGTTCAGTACCAGCTTCATTGTCCAATTGCTCAGATCTTCTGCAGCTTGATATTCCTATAAACAATTTCACGGGAAATATACCATTGAGTTTTGGCAACCTCAAGAACCTGTTCTGGCTTAAT AAAGCTTGA
- the LOC132052903 gene encoding probable NAD(P)H dehydrogenase (quinone) FQR1-like 3, producing MATTKVYVVYYSLYGHVETMAREIQRGVNSVMGVEATLWQVPETLPERILEKMKAPKKPDDVPEITPEQLLEADGFIFGFPSRFGVMAAQFKAFFDASDEIWAAQALAGKPAGIFWSTGFHGGGQELSALTAVTQLAHHGMIFVPLGYTFGKGMFEMEEVKGGSVYGAGTYAADGSRQPTELEFQQAFHQGKYIAEITKKLK from the exons ATGGCAACAACGAAGGTCTACGTAGT GTATTACTCACTTTATGGGCATGTGGAGACTATGGCGCGAGAAATACAACGAGGAGTCAATTCGGTTATGGGTGTCGAAGCAACACTCTGGCAG GTTCCGGAGACACTTCCTGAGCGGATATTGGAGAAGATGAAGGCTCCTAAAAAGCCTGATGATGTGCCTGAGATCACGCCTGAGCAGCTCTTGGAGGCTGATGGTTTCATATTTGGTTTCCCTTCTCGTTTTGGTGTGATGGCAGCTCAATTCAAAGCGTTTTTTGATGCCTCCGATGAGATATGGGCAGCTCAAGCGTTAGCTGGTAAACCTGCTGGAATCTTCTGGAGTACTGGTTTTCATGGTGGTGGCCAAGAGCTTAGTGC ACTAACAGCCGTAACTCAGTTGGCACATCATGGCATGATATTTGTTCCTCTTGGATATACTTTTGGTAAAGGGATGTTTGAGATGGAAGAGGTAAAAGGTGGATCTGTCTATGGAGCTGGAACTTATGCTGCTGATGGTTCTCGTCAGCCCACAGAACTGGAATTTCAACAAGCCTTCCATCAAGGCAAATATATTGCTGAAATTACAAAGAAACTCAAGTAA